TGCAGGATACTTGATGGTGTCACCTGCTTTGAACTCCTGAGCAAAAAGTGTGTTTTCTCCACTAACTTTAATGATGTCTGCTCTATTATTGGCTAATCTTTTTTCCTGGTTTTCCGTTACTACCACACCTTTTTCAGCCAGTTCAATCACAGGAGCCAGGATTTCTTCTATGGGTAGAGATCCTAATTTTCGATGTACTTCAAATACACCGGCGATGGTGCCGGGAACCCCAACCGCCATAGCACCCAAAGTGCTCAAACCGGGGATAACTTCTCCATTTTTATCCAAGTACATGTCCCTGCTGGCTGCTAAGGGAGCTTTTTCTCTGTAGTCTATAGAACCAGATGTTCCATCCTTCAACCTATAGACCATGAAGCCACCACCCCCAAGGTTTCCCGCAAAAGGGTAGGCTACAGCCAAGGCCAATTCGGTAGCCACCATGGCGTCAAAAGCATTTCCCCCTTTCTCCATCATTAGCAATCCTATCCTGGAAGCTTCCTCTCTTGCAGAGACTACCATCGCTTTTTCGGCGATCAATCCCCTACCTTCCTGAACAAGGATTTCTTTTTCCTTACAGAATTGAAAAAGAAAAAGTATGGCCAGGGTAAGGCTTATAAAACGGGTTGATTTTTTGATTAACTGCATATCAATTGATTAAGGTGTCATTGAAGAGTTTTAAGATTCTTTTATACTCATCGGTCCAGCTACTTGGTTCAACAAAACCATGATCTTCAACAGGATAAACAGCCATTTCCCAATTATCTTTTCCCAATTCAATCAGGCGCTGGGCCAATCTGACCACATCCTGAAAATGAACATTGACGTCCAGCATGCCATGGGCAATTAATAAATGTCCTTTAAATCCTTCTGCAAAGTAAATAGGTGAAGATCTTCTGTAAGCTATTGGATCATTGAAAGGCTCATTGAGAATATTGGAAGTATAGCCATGGTTGTAATGAGCCCAATCGGTTACAGCCCTCAGGGCAGCCCCTGATTTAAAAGTTTCAGAAGCATTGAACAGGGCCATGAGGGTGATGAATCCTCCATAACTTCCCCCATAAATACCTACCCTTGAAGCATCCACACCATGTTCATTTACGAGGTATTTTGCCCCATCTACTTGGTCTGATAGATCCTTTCCTCCCATATGCCTGTAAATCCCTGTTCTCCAGTCTCTGCCATACCCCGCTGAACCCCGGTAATCAATGTCCAGTACCGTATAACCTAGATCTGTCAAAAGGTTGTGGAACATATACTCCCTAAAATAGGTCGACCACCATTTATGAACATTTTGCAGGTAGCCGGCTCCATGGACAAAAATCACTGCTGCCCCATTCTTTTTATCGGGTTCAGGCAGGTACAATCTTGCCGGAACCATTTTTCCATCCTCTGCTTTGAAATGTACCAATTTGGGATCTCTCCAGGGATAATTTTTGAATTCCTCAGACTGCCCATAGGTCAACTGTTTTGGAGTAGCGTTGGGAAGGTTTTCCTGAAGGTAGATTTCCCAAGGTTTATTACTGTAAGAATATAGTATAGCTAGGTATTTTTCATCCGGAGAAAGAGTGACATCATTATTGCCTGTCATTGTGGTCAATTTTTCCATTTTACCTCCCATCAAAGGCATCATGTAATAATGCCTTTCACCTGGATGGACTTCTGAAGTACTCAGATACCAAAACTTGCCATTATTTGAAATTTTGGGATCAAAAATTTCAAAATTTCCTTTTGTCAGTTGTTTCTTTTGGCCATTGCTGACGTCCAAAATATACAGGTGCGAATATCCGGTTTCTTCTGATTGGAAGTAAATGTGTTTGTTATCCGGTAGCCAACCCAAAGTTCCGCCTCCCATACTCCAACCTATACCCGGCCCGGAAATCCAAGCTTCATCACGTTGTCTATCCAAACTCTTCAGGGTGCCCTTTTCCAGATCAAGTAAGGTAATCCAACGGTCTTTATTGTCAACAGATCGGATATTCACTACTGCATATTTGCCATCTTTTGAAAAATAAACTCCTGAGGGTATAACTTCCCTTACTTTGGCTTCCCATTTTTGTTTGGGGTAATCCTTTACATAATCCGGCAAATCTTTTATCCCGGGCAAATCGTCTGTTTTTACGATATAGACAGTGTCTTTTTTAAGGTTGTATACAGCCAGTTCGATTTTACTTGGTTTGTCACCTACTTTGGAGCGTGTATTGAGATTAGTGGTATATCCGGAAACATGGGTATAATCTGGAACAACAGTGCCTTTATTTTCTGCCCTGCTGACCAAATTGAAAGTGACAAAGCTACCGTCAGGAGAAAGGGTAAGGTTACTCAATTGCTTATTACCCAAATAAAAGGTAAATGGCTCCTTAGGTGTTATGGATTTATTAAAAAGTTCGCTAGCTTTTTGATTTTCATCTCTCTGACGAACTACCTCTAATAGTTGGAGATTATCTTCTTTCAACCATTGCTCCCTTTGTTCAAGGTTTTCCGGTTTTGTTTCGGGTTTTGTGCCGGCCGAGATTCTTGTGATTTTTGACAATTTTCCATTCGACCTGTCCAAAACATAGATATTGTTATTTGCCTGAAAGGCTATTTTACGCTCATCCCAAAGGAATTTAGCATTAGAAATTCTGTCACCAAATGAGACAAGGGTGGTCTTTTCTCCTGTGTTTTTGTCAAAAAGTATCAGATCACCATTGGAAGTGTACACCTTTTGCGTCTTGCTCAGGTTAGTGTCTGCGTTGCTTGGTATTAAACTTCTTCTCTCTTCAAGACTGACTTTTTCTATCTTATCAGGTGTTTTGATATTGATTTTGTAAAGAGAGTCTGAAGGATTTCCTTCCGGGTTGTAATTGAAATATAGTGTTTCACCTTTTTCATCCCAACTTATGTTGGAGGGAAATGTACCCATCCATTTGGGGTCCTGCATGATTTTTTCTACACTGAGGGATTGGGCAAATGCTAAACCTTCCGCCAAAAGAAGGGATACCAGAAATACAATCTTTAAAATTCTCATATCAAATGGTTTTTTGTCAAATATGAGGGTAAAAAAAATAATTGGACAGAAAAAAAATTATGTAAGGCTGAAAAATCTTTTTGTATTAAAGATTCTCTAAAAATTTTTTCAATTCTTCATCGATGATTTGAACATGCTCTCGTAGCTTTTTATAGGTAGGCCTGGAGTTTTCCAGGTCAGCCTCAATTTTTTCTAGCAGCTTTCTAGTATCCACTGCGCCAACATAGCTCATACTTGGTTTGGCTTTATGACATTTTTTTTTGATGGTTGCAAAATCTTTTGCATCATAAAATTCATCCAGGTATTTCAAATCATGAAGATTGGTGTCAATAATGATCTGCACCATTTCCTGTAACATTTCCTTGTCATCGTCACCAAAATACTGAATAATAGTTTGCGGGCTGATCAGCTTGTACATAAAAATCTATATTAGCATAAATATTTGCATTATTTACGCAAATTTATGTATTTCAAATAATAAAAAAAATAACCCTCAAGCTTTTGATGAAATATTCTTCAAATTTGTGTTTATATTTTAGAACGATAGCTTATCTACAGGGTTTTTATTCCATCTATTGAATATTAATTTTGCCAGAGATCAAACCGAGCAGTGCTTTTCTTTGTTATTATTAGGTCAAAAAAGTTATGAATAAGAATAAAATTGTATTTATCATATTGGCTGCCATTTTTCTATTGATAATGTTTTGGATAGGTATCGATATTTCAAGGAAGACCACATTTCCGGGCTCTAAGGGAAATTTAAAGGAAAGAATGGCTCCAACTGAAAGCTCCAACTGAAATGAATAAATCCCTCAAAATTGATGTAAATCAGATAGATCTTGAAAAAATGAAGGAAAAGACCACGGACGTGCCTGGTCTTCTGCCTTATGCACATCAATCTGGAAGCGCTATCATAAAACCTGAAGACAAAGGAAAAATCACAGGTAGGGCCGTTGCTGCCATGCATTCTCAGACGGACATGCAAATGGCCCAGATTTACCAACAGATGCAGTTGCTTGCGGATCAAGCGAAGGCCATTCAGAAAAGGGTAGAAGTTTCGGAAAGGATATACCAAGCTTCCATCAGTTTTGAACCTTTGATCAACCACCACTATTTTTTGTATGAAAAGGAAGATGGGAGCGATTGCATGAGTATGGTGGCTCCTGAAGAGTGGGGAAGAAAAAAGAGATTTTCAAGGTTTATTGCTGAGGTCAAACTTCTTGCGGACCATACTTGGGAAATTGTAAGAGAGCTTTAATTGTTGATTACCATGCATTTGCTGAAAGTCAATCATTTGTTTGAGATCCTAAAAACATCAGAGCTGGAACTGGATGTTGAATTTTTGTTAGAGGTTAACCCTGACTATATCAAAGGCAAAGGGGAGGTTTTGCTACATGAGGTTTTTGAGACATTGGGAGGAAAGGGGGAGAGGCCATTGTTGGAGCGGTTAAAATTTGATTTCAAGATCCACCGTCATGTTTTTATTTATGATGATGAAGTACATTTCAATAGGTACCGACTGGCTACTTTGAAAACAGGCATTTATGATACTTTTTCTTTTTCCTGGTTAGATACTTATAAACGATTGTGCAGAACCTACGAAAAAGACTGTCAAAAGGCAGGGATTCAGGAAAGGATCTGGTTTGGGCCTCCCATTGCCGAAAAAGTTTTTGGTAAATCTGAAGAACCGGGAGACCTTTCCGGGAATGGTGCTTCCGGATGGAAGTTAAATGCCTATAATGACGCCCAGTATGACCTTTTAAGCAGGTTGCATGGATATAAATTGATACGGATTCCTATGTATGAAAACCTCATGATTGCCGGAAGTTTGAAAAAGATTGATGACCTGCTTTTAAATCCTACAGATGCCTCCAAACAGGCCATAATCAATTGGATAAAAAGAAAGATGCAATAAAATAGGCTGTCTGGAAAAAACAGACAGCCTATTTGGTTTAGGAATATTATTTAAGCAAATAGTCCGTAAATTTCTCTGTCAACTCTTTCCACAATGGAAGAAAAATCTTCCTGATAAGCGACAAAGTCCATATCATTGACATCAATGATCAGGAGTTTCCCTTTATCATATCCAGCAATCCATTCCTCATAATGGGCGTTTAGATTTTTCAGATAATCGATACGTATCGAATTTTCATAATGTCTCCCTCTTTTCTCTATTTGACCCACCAGTTTGGGAATATCTGCTTTAAGGTATATCAAAAGGTCCGGCGCCTCCACATAACTGATCATGGAGTGAAAAAGATTGAGGTAATTTTCATAATCTCTTTCGGTGATCAAGTGGGATTTGTGAAGATTAGCTGCAAAAATATAGGCATCTTCATAAATGGTCCTGTCCTGAATCACAGAATTGCCGCTTTCTCTTATTCTTTTGATCTGATTGAACCTACTGTTGAGAAAATAAACCTGCAAATGGAATGACCAGCGTTTCATATCTTCATAGAAATCTGCCAAATAAGGATTGTTTTCTACTGCTTCCAACTCTGCATGCCATCCATAATGCTTGGCAAGTTTTATTGCCAAGGTGGTTTTTCCACTCCCGATATTTCCGGATACTGCTATATGCATAAATCAATTAAAATTCATTGAAAATCAATAATTTGATATTGATTTTATAATGTATTACTTTAAATTTTTCTTTTATTTGGTGAACTGTGGGGAAACAGTAAATTCTTTGACACCGGGGGTATATTTGTAAAAGCCTTCTCCTGTTTTCACTCCTTTGAATCCGGCTTCCACCATATTGACCAGAAGTGGGCAAGGTGCATATTTAGGATTTCCGAAACCCTCATGCAAAACCCTCAAAATGGAAAGACAAACATCAAGGCCTATAAAATCGGCCAATTGCAATGGGCCCATAGGATGTGCCATGCCCAGCTTCATTACAGTGTCTATTTCTTCCACACCGGCCACGCTTTCATATAAAGTATAGATGGCTTCATTGATCATCGGCATCAAGATCCTATTCGCAACAAATCCGGGATAATCATTGACCTCTACGGGGATTTTGTCCAGTTTTTTGGAAAGATCCATGATCTTTGCGGTCACTTCATCTGAAGTGGCATATCCACGGATAACTTCCACAAGTTTCATTACCGGAACCGGGTTCATGAAATGCATCCCTATGACTTTATCCGGCCTGGTAGTGGCAGCAGCAATTTTTGTAATCGAAATGGAAGAGGTGTTGGTAGCTAAAATTGCTTCATCTTTACTGAGCTCATCCAATTGTTTGAAAAGGTCTAATTTGATTTGGAGGTTTTCAGTAGCAGCTTCTATAACAAGATCGGCATGTTCAATCCCTGCTTTCAGGGAAGTAAATGTTTTGATTTTGCTCAATGCGGTGTTTTTATCTTCTTCAGAGAGGCTTCCTTTGGCTACCTGTCTGTCCATGTTTCTAGAAATAGTGGCCAAAGCTTTGTCCAAAGCTGCTTGATTGATGTCCACCAAAGAGACTTTGTATCCGTTTTGCGCAAATACATGTGCAATCCCATTGCCCATTGTACCTGAGCCGATTACAGTAATGTTATTCATGTTGATTTGGGTTTAGTATTCAGATGATAAACAAAATTTCTGAAAAAATATCCATCGAATTATGGAATTTCTCCCAGTTTTAATGCCCAAATCTAATTTGAATGGAAAGGAAATCCAATTCTTAATGATTTAAATTGGTTACCTTTGTATCATGAAAGAATTGGGTGTAATGAGTAGTCTGCTCATCAATAGATTTACTCCAAACGGAGCTTATCTTTCCTTACATGATGGCGGGGAAGTCTTACTTCCTAAAAGTTATCTGACAGGGAAAGAAAAAGAAGGAGAAGAAATAGAAGTATTTGTTTACACGGATAGTGAAGATAGGCTTGTAGCCGTCACTTCCAAGCCAAAAGCCCTATTGGATGAATTTGCAGTAATGGAGGCCAAAGAAATCACCAAGTTTGGTGCATTTATGGACTGGGGTTTACCAAAGGACCTATTTTTACCAAAAGCAGAAATGGGAAAACCTATGGTAAAAGGTGAAAAATACCTGGTAAGGGTCTGTAAGGATTACAAAACAAATCGGTTGATAGGTGTAAGCAAATATGAGGATTTTCTTATCCGGGATACCAGAGGATTTGAAAAAGGTCAGGAAACCGAAGTATTGGTTTTTGACCAGACTGAACTTGGTTATAAAGTTTTGATTGAAGGAAATTTTGAAGGACTCCTTTACAAGAATGAAATATTTCAGCCGATTCATATAGGGGATAAGGCCAGAGCTTTTATCAAAAAAGTGAGGGAAGACGGTAAGCTTGACCTCCAACTACTTCCTGAAGGCAGAGAAAAATATGAAGAAGGGGCAGAAAAAATCCTGGAAGTCCTAAAAGTCCGGAAGTTTTTACCCCTTCACGATAAATCATCCCCAGAAGCCATTAAAGAATCACTGGGAATGAGTAAAAAACATTTCAAACAGTCTATTGGTCAACTCTATAAAGCCAGAAAAATTGTGATCAAAGAAAACGGTATAGAATTGGTTTAATCCAATTCCAAGACCCTGTTAGGTGTGGTACACAAAACCGCCTTATCCCTTTTGATGGCAATGGGTGCTTTGATCAGGTGTGGGTATTTGGAAAGAATGAGCAGCCAACTTTCATCATCCCAGGTTCTGCCGGCAATTTTCTCCTGGTAATCAGGATGGGCCCTGTTCAGCAGATCCTTGGCTCTAAGGTTTAACTTTTCGAGAATAGATCTCCAACCTGTCAGGGTGATATGCTCTTTCTCTATGTTAATCTCATTGATGTGTTTGGCAATAGACCTGGCATAAGCCCTCATTTGCTTGTCTACGGCATGGGAAGGATTGTAGTAGAAGAATAGTTCGCTTGGATGTGTTTTCATAACTGTCTGGTTTAGTGTATTCTAAGATAAAGAAATTACAGCTTTATTCAAAACAAAAGTTGTTTATTTTGCTCTGGTACAAAAGAAGAAATTAATTTTAAGAGCGTTGGATATAGAAAGTTTTAATAAATTCGCAAAAACAGAATATTCTGCCAACAAAAAACTGCTTCAAAAACTGAAGAAAGTAAAAAATAAGGTATTGGATGAAATGTTTGAATCAGCGCATGAAGAGAAATTCAAAAAAATTGATTGCCTCCAATGTGCCAATTGTTGTAAAACGACAAGTCCCATTTTCCTTCAGACAGATATAGATAGACTTGCCAGGGTTTTCCGGATGAAAAGTTCGGAATTCATGGATACTTATTTGCACAGGGATGAAGAAGGGGATTTTGTCTTGAATGCTTCCCCCTGTCCCTTTCTCAACGAAGATAATACCTGTCTAGTTTATGAGGAAAGACCAAAGGCATGTAGGGAGTATCCCCATACCAATAGGAAAAACATGCATGGAATTTTGGATCTAAGCCTGAAAAATACTTTGGTTTGTCCTGCCGTTCTTGAAATATTTCAAGACTTTGGGAAAGAATTTAGGAAGTAAACAAATCTCTTTGCTATTTTAGGGCATTAAACCTATTGAAGAAACACCATGAATAAAGAAGCACAACATTTTTTGGGGGTAGATGTAGGAGGGACCCATTTAAAAATTGGGTTAGTAAATAAATCTGGAGAAATTATTTCTTTTGAAAAAATTGATACCGCTCCCTACAGGGATGATCCCAGGGGATTCAATCCATTATTTATTGAATGTATCGGAAAGATACTCGGAAAATTTCCAGAAGTACGTAAAGTTGGGATAGGATTGCCGGGTCTGATTTCCAAAGACAGGTATACCACATTGGAGATACCGGCCATTCCTGCGCTGAACGGATTCAATCTGAAAGGGGAATTAAAAAAGGCTTACAGCCATATTTCTTTTTATTTAGAAAATGATGCCGCAGCGGCTGCTTTGGGAGAATATCGCTTTGGAAAGAATAATCCACCTGAAAATTTCCTTTTTATCACCATGGGTACAGGCATTGGAAGTGCCTTGGTCATCGATGGAGAAATTTTCAAAGGATCTAGAGGAAATGCCATGGAGATGGGACACATGTTGTCCAGAGGTAATGAGGAGTTGGAAAAATTGATAGGTAGAAATGGTATATTGAGAATTTTGGAAAGGTTTATCCAAGCTTATCCCCGACTGGTTGGAGATTTGGAAAACAAGGAACTGGGGACACATTTATTGGTAGATACTGCAAGGGCAGGAAATGAAATTTCCCTGATGGTCTTCGAGGAAGTGGGCAGGATTTTGGGAGAAGCCATTGTTTCCACTATCAGGATATTGGATGTTACCAATGTCTATTTTGGAGGTGGGATTTCTGCAGGTCTGGAATTCATGATGCCTGCTTTGGATAAAACAGTGAGACAGTACCTGACTCCTTATTATGTTAGAGACCTTAACTTGATGAAAGCCTCCTTAGAAAATAATGCGGGGACCCTGGGGGCAGCTGCTTTGTGTTTTTCAGAAGAATAAAAACAAAAATGCCATCCTGATCGGATGGCATTTTTGTTCATTTAAGTTTTTAAAGGCTTAAATGGAGTGTTTTAGGGGTCTAGGGTGCTGATAGTAACCTCACTTACCCTACTTACAGCATTGAGCCTGAAAATCACTTTTAGTGGTTGGCTATTGGGTGATTCAGTATTACATTCTGGTCCTGGTTCTATGAAATAGATAAAGAATGTCTGGCTTCTATCTGCCAATTCAACTTTGTCGGGTCTTCCGAATGTCTTGATCAAGGCCTGATTATTTTTCCCTAGGAATTCATTCTTTACAACCCTGAACTTTTCTATTTCATTTAACCTCCATCCCAAACAGCCATTTCTATCCTTTTTCCACTGTTCAATGTCAATACCTTCAACCTCTACTTTTGATGAACACTGACAAAAAAGGAAGACAATGAAACTATAAATGAGGTAATTTTTTAAAGTTGGCATTTTTGTTTGGTCTAAATGAGCTACAAATTTCTCTACAAAGTAAAACCTGTCTTTTGGATTCATGAAATTCTTGTGGATAAATAGTTTTTCAGGCTACATTGTTATTGGTGTTCATGATTTTCGTACAATTGATAATCAGAAATAAAGCTGCAATTTCAAAAAAACAATTTCCAAATCTCATTAACATTCAATGTCTTTGGAAATACTTTTTCCTTGCGCCCTGATTAAAACTCAAATTGGGACAAACAGTTTCAATTGAGTATGCCTTTTAATATTTATATTAGCGGCCGTAAAATAAGCATAAAGACCATGTATTATCGTTTCGGAAAAGCATTTCATTTCTTATCAGTTCTGTTCTTTTTGGTATCATTTCTTTACATTTATTCAGCTTTGCCTGAGGTGGTTACCTATGAACTGAACGAGGAGGGAGTGGGGCAAAAATTTATGACCAAAGGGACTTTTTTCTATTCAGGGATAATTTTCTTTTTGATTTTGAATCTCATTTTGATAACTCCTGGAAAAATGATTGAAAATCAGAGTACTCCCAATTTTAAAAGACTGTTTCCCACAGGAGATCAATTCAGGGATTATATCCTTACATGGATTTACAGTTTTGTTGGAGTAATCAATGTTTCCCTCTCTATTTTGGCTTTGTTTATCCATAGCATCAACAACCAGAATGAGATCGCTTCGGGTGATTTTGCTTTTTTCTTTTACCTGATACCAATATTTTTTGTAGTTTGGATTGTGGCTCTGTTCTGGATTCTATTCAAAAAGTTCAATTCTATTCAAGATCAAGATCAATAAGTATCTGAATATCAATTCACAATAAGATTTTATCAATAAATGGCAGAAAACGTTCAATATACCGAAGACAGTATTAAGTCACTGGATTGGAGGGAACATATACGGTTAAGGCCCGGTATGTATATAGGTAAATTGGGTGACGGAAGTGCTCAGGATGATGGTATATATGTTCTCGTAAAAGAGGTTGTAGACAACAGTATTGACGAGCATATGATGGGATATGGGCGGACCATAGACATCAAAATATCCGAACACAGGGTTGAGGTCAGGGATTATGGCAGGGGTATTCCTTTGGGAAAGGTGATTGATTGTGTTTCAAAAATCAATACCGGAGGAAAATATGATTCAGGAGCTTTTCAAAAATCTG
This Cecembia calidifontis DNA region includes the following protein-coding sequences:
- a CDS encoding DUF2452 domain-containing protein translates to MNKSLKIDVNQIDLEKMKEKTTDVPGLLPYAHQSGSAIIKPEDKGKITGRAVAAMHSQTDMQMAQIYQQMQLLADQAKAIQKRVEVSERIYQASISFEPLINHHYFLYEKEDGSDCMSMVAPEEWGRKKRFSRFIAEVKLLADHTWEIVREL
- a CDS encoding CvfB family protein; protein product: MKELGVMSSLLINRFTPNGAYLSLHDGGEVLLPKSYLTGKEKEGEEIEVFVYTDSEDRLVAVTSKPKALLDEFAVMEAKEITKFGAFMDWGLPKDLFLPKAEMGKPMVKGEKYLVRVCKDYKTNRLIGVSKYEDFLIRDTRGFEKGQETEVLVFDQTELGYKVLIEGNFEGLLYKNEIFQPIHIGDKARAFIKKVREDGKLDLQLLPEGREKYEEGAEKILEVLKVRKFLPLHDKSSPEAIKESLGMSKKHFKQSIGQLYKARKIVIKENGIELV
- a CDS encoding S9 family peptidase; protein product: MRILKIVFLVSLLLAEGLAFAQSLSVEKIMQDPKWMGTFPSNISWDEKGETLYFNYNPEGNPSDSLYKINIKTPDKIEKVSLEERRSLIPSNADTNLSKTQKVYTSNGDLILFDKNTGEKTTLVSFGDRISNAKFLWDERKIAFQANNNIYVLDRSNGKLSKITRISAGTKPETKPENLEQREQWLKEDNLQLLEVVRQRDENQKASELFNKSITPKEPFTFYLGNKQLSNLTLSPDGSFVTFNLVSRAENKGTVVPDYTHVSGYTTNLNTRSKVGDKPSKIELAVYNLKKDTVYIVKTDDLPGIKDLPDYVKDYPKQKWEAKVREVIPSGVYFSKDGKYAVVNIRSVDNKDRWITLLDLEKGTLKSLDRQRDEAWISGPGIGWSMGGGTLGWLPDNKHIYFQSEETGYSHLYILDVSNGQKKQLTKGNFEIFDPKISNNGKFWYLSTSEVHPGERHYYMMPLMGGKMEKLTTMTGNNDVTLSPDEKYLAILYSYSNKPWEIYLQENLPNATPKQLTYGQSEEFKNYPWRDPKLVHFKAEDGKMVPARLYLPEPDKKNGAAVIFVHGAGYLQNVHKWWSTYFREYMFHNLLTDLGYTVLDIDYRGSAGYGRDWRTGIYRHMGGKDLSDQVDGAKYLVNEHGVDASRVGIYGGSYGGFITLMALFNASETFKSGAALRAVTDWAHYNHGYTSNILNEPFNDPIAYRRSSPIYFAEGFKGHLLIAHGMLDVNVHFQDVVRLAQRLIELGKDNWEMAVYPVEDHGFVEPSSWTDEYKRILKLFNDTLIN
- a CDS encoding arsenate reductase family protein encodes the protein MKTHPSELFFYYNPSHAVDKQMRAYARSIAKHINEINIEKEHITLTGWRSILEKLNLRAKDLLNRAHPDYQEKIAGRTWDDESWLLILSKYPHLIKAPIAIKRDKAVLCTTPNRVLELD
- a CDS encoding deoxynucleoside kinase; protein product: MHIAVSGNIGSGKTTLAIKLAKHYGWHAELEAVENNPYLADFYEDMKRWSFHLQVYFLNSRFNQIKRIRESGNSVIQDRTIYEDAYIFAANLHKSHLITERDYENYLNLFHSMISYVEAPDLLIYLKADIPKLVGQIEKRGRHYENSIRIDYLKNLNAHYEEWIAGYDKGKLLIIDVNDMDFVAYQEDFSSIVERVDREIYGLFA
- a CDS encoding Hpt domain-containing protein, which gives rise to MYKLISPQTIIQYFGDDDKEMLQEMVQIIIDTNLHDLKYLDEFYDAKDFATIKKKCHKAKPSMSYVGAVDTRKLLEKIEADLENSRPTYKKLREHVQIIDEELKKFLENL
- a CDS encoding YkgJ family cysteine cluster protein; translated protein: MDIESFNKFAKTEYSANKKLLQKLKKVKNKVLDEMFESAHEEKFKKIDCLQCANCCKTTSPIFLQTDIDRLARVFRMKSSEFMDTYLHRDEEGDFVLNASPCPFLNEDNTCLVYEERPKACREYPHTNRKNMHGILDLSLKNTLVCPAVLEIFQDFGKEFRK
- a CDS encoding ROK family protein, yielding MNKEAQHFLGVDVGGTHLKIGLVNKSGEIISFEKIDTAPYRDDPRGFNPLFIECIGKILGKFPEVRKVGIGLPGLISKDRYTTLEIPAIPALNGFNLKGELKKAYSHISFYLENDAAAAALGEYRFGKNNPPENFLFITMGTGIGSALVIDGEIFKGSRGNAMEMGHMLSRGNEELEKLIGRNGILRILERFIQAYPRLVGDLENKELGTHLLVDTARAGNEISLMVFEEVGRILGEAIVSTIRILDVTNVYFGGGISAGLEFMMPALDKTVRQYLTPYYVRDLNLMKASLENNAGTLGAAALCFSEE
- a CDS encoding DUF7255 family protein; the protein is MHLLKVNHLFEILKTSELELDVEFLLEVNPDYIKGKGEVLLHEVFETLGGKGERPLLERLKFDFKIHRHVFIYDDEVHFNRYRLATLKTGIYDTFSFSWLDTYKRLCRTYEKDCQKAGIQERIWFGPPIAEKVFGKSEEPGDLSGNGASGWKLNAYNDAQYDLLSRLHGYKLIRIPMYENLMIAGSLKKIDDLLLNPTDASKQAIINWIKRKMQ
- a CDS encoding 3-hydroxyacyl-CoA dehydrogenase family protein; this encodes MNNITVIGSGTMGNGIAHVFAQNGYKVSLVDINQAALDKALATISRNMDRQVAKGSLSEEDKNTALSKIKTFTSLKAGIEHADLVIEAATENLQIKLDLFKQLDELSKDEAILATNTSSISITKIAAATTRPDKVIGMHFMNPVPVMKLVEVIRGYATSDEVTAKIMDLSKKLDKIPVEVNDYPGFVANRILMPMINEAIYTLYESVAGVEEIDTVMKLGMAHPMGPLQLADFIGLDVCLSILRVLHEGFGNPKYAPCPLLVNMVEAGFKGVKTGEGFYKYTPGVKEFTVSPQFTK
- a CDS encoding DNA topoisomerase IV encodes the protein MYYRFGKAFHFLSVLFFLVSFLYIYSALPEVVTYELNEEGVGQKFMTKGTFFYSGIIFFLILNLILITPGKMIENQSTPNFKRLFPTGDQFRDYILTWIYSFVGVINVSLSILALFIHSINNQNEIASGDFAFFFYLIPIFFVVWIVALFWILFKKFNSIQDQDQ